One stretch of Zhihengliuella flava DNA includes these proteins:
- a CDS encoding Fpg/Nei family DNA glycosylase, with protein MPEGDTVFRTARRLDATLTGHALTKSDFRVPRWATLDLTGRVVDSVCSRGKHLLIRVAELTIHSHLMMDGHWDVYAPGERWRTPGYKVRCVLTNDSFEAVGVELGLLHVLPTRQEHQVTGHLGPDPLGHAWDPEEAQRRMLRAPEVPVGLAVLDQRNLTGVGNIYRAEVLFICKIHPKTPVGAVPDLARLIERCFLLLHANKDRTRRKTTPTELHESYWVYQRTGRPCFLCGTPIQQFSLGPPETAQPRIAYYCPTCQPAPPEVGSVTARRHGSAT; from the coding sequence GTGCCTGAGGGCGATACCGTATTCCGCACCGCGCGCCGGCTCGACGCGACGCTGACCGGCCACGCACTGACCAAGAGCGACTTCCGGGTGCCCCGATGGGCCACCCTGGACCTGACGGGCCGCGTCGTGGACTCCGTGTGCTCGCGCGGCAAACACCTGCTCATTCGGGTGGCCGAGCTGACCATTCACTCTCACTTGATGATGGACGGGCACTGGGATGTGTACGCCCCCGGCGAGCGGTGGCGGACCCCCGGCTACAAGGTCCGGTGCGTGCTAACCAACGACTCCTTCGAGGCCGTCGGAGTGGAGCTCGGACTGCTGCACGTGCTACCCACCCGTCAGGAACACCAAGTCACCGGCCATCTGGGCCCCGACCCTCTGGGACACGCGTGGGACCCGGAGGAGGCCCAGCGGCGCATGCTGCGCGCCCCCGAGGTGCCCGTGGGCTTGGCGGTGCTGGACCAGCGCAACCTCACCGGCGTGGGGAACATCTACCGCGCCGAGGTGCTCTTCATCTGCAAAATCCACCCGAAAACGCCCGTCGGGGCCGTGCCAGACCTCGCGCGGCTCATTGAGCGTTGCTTCCTCCTCCTGCACGCCAACAAGGACCGCACCCGGCGGAAAACCACCCCGACTGAACTGCACGAGTCCTACTGGGTCTACCAGCGCACGGGGCGGCCCTGTTTCCTGTGCGGAACGCCCATCCAGCAGTTCTCGCTCGGCCCGCCGGAGACGGCCCAGCCGCGCATCGCCTACTACTGCCCCACCTGCCAGCCCGCCCCGCCGGAGGTGGGCTCGGTCACGGCGCGGCGGCACGGCAGCGCAACGTGA
- a CDS encoding DedA family protein — protein sequence MTAPLVSDAVLYYLITVVLVAFDAPFPPVPSELFVLGAGPLVAAGHLSLPLAWGAAAAGCLLGDLGLYWIFRRGLTGWLDRFRWGRWVHRTTIAAMNKLGRETTYASLLGLRFVTGGRTASVAAAGIAGVPPRAFTALAAGGAVLWAGWMMLLGFITQSVTGWPTWAATLLSAVLGTLIGVGLAAALRARQRKRTERA from the coding sequence ATGACCGCGCCGCTGGTCTCCGATGCGGTGCTGTACTACCTGATCACGGTGGTACTGGTGGCGTTCGACGCCCCCTTCCCGCCGGTGCCCTCCGAACTCTTTGTCCTCGGTGCCGGTCCGCTCGTTGCGGCCGGGCACCTCAGCCTGCCTCTGGCGTGGGGCGCCGCCGCGGCGGGCTGCCTGCTCGGAGACCTCGGCCTGTACTGGATCTTCCGGCGCGGCCTCACCGGGTGGCTGGACCGGTTCCGGTGGGGCCGTTGGGTGCACCGCACCACCATCGCCGCCATGAACAAGCTGGGCCGAGAGACCACCTACGCCTCGCTGCTAGGGCTCCGGTTTGTCACGGGCGGGCGCACCGCCTCGGTCGCAGCCGCGGGCATCGCCGGGGTTCCACCGCGGGCCTTCACCGCCCTTGCCGCCGGCGGCGCGGTCTTGTGGGCGGGGTGGATGATGCTGCTCGGTTTCATCACCCAGTCGGTCACCGGGTGGCCCACCTGGGCGGCGACGCTGCTCTCCGCCGTGCTCGGCACGCTGATTGGCGTCGGGCTGGCGGCGGCGCTGCGGGCGCGCCAACGCAAGCGGACCGAGCGCGCCTGA
- a CDS encoding MFS transporter, translating into MATDRLPPPTLSGASAVRRIDRFPRWGLSPVSVFTIGLGMLFVQYDIFNINVSFVQTCLQIIDECSSATADTFIGLPVFMSLLGYGIGALWLGALSDRYGRHSMLIVSMVITGAGSAYSALSADEINFALSRLITGIGVGADLAIINVFVSEISPRRRRGRYTSLLFIMAAFGSALGIWLGLFLTTPMGPWPQALPFALASDDFTSGWRWVYAIGAALAVVSLVLRMALPESPRWLAGRGRTEEAAAVVSSMEHLATRQLPLLPEEPQDNGTAASSTVNAGGFSELLRSPLYLRRLLVLGTAWMLGYLTIYSFSGAFTSVLVRQGYSVSAAGMVSAVGLIGFIAAAFVARAVVDRLERKVWMAVGAAITVAGAVVVALSGEPLVVFAGAIILFFGQNIWVPAQYALTAESFPTRMRTTAYAVADSIGHVGGGLGVFLLVGLLGNLPLEATMLVLVAFLALGAVVNAAAVSTRGRNLEEISQ; encoded by the coding sequence TACCCTGTCCGGCGCCTCCGCCGTTCGCCGAATCGACCGCTTCCCCCGATGGGGGTTGAGCCCCGTGTCCGTGTTCACCATCGGACTCGGCATGTTGTTCGTGCAGTACGACATCTTCAACATCAACGTCTCCTTCGTCCAGACGTGCCTGCAGATCATCGACGAGTGCAGCTCCGCGACCGCGGATACGTTCATCGGATTGCCCGTCTTTATGAGTCTGCTGGGCTACGGAATTGGCGCCCTCTGGCTGGGCGCCTTGTCCGACCGCTACGGACGGCACAGCATGTTGATCGTTTCGATGGTGATCACCGGTGCGGGGTCGGCGTACTCCGCCCTGTCGGCCGATGAGATCAACTTCGCGCTGTCCCGGCTCATCACGGGCATCGGTGTGGGTGCTGACTTGGCGATCATCAACGTCTTCGTCAGTGAAATCTCCCCGCGTCGCCGCCGCGGCCGCTACACCTCCTTGCTGTTCATCATGGCGGCCTTTGGTTCCGCCCTCGGCATCTGGCTGGGGCTCTTTTTGACGACGCCCATGGGGCCGTGGCCGCAGGCGCTTCCGTTCGCTTTGGCCTCTGACGACTTCACGTCGGGATGGCGCTGGGTGTACGCCATCGGTGCGGCGCTGGCCGTGGTCTCCCTGGTGCTCCGCATGGCCTTGCCCGAATCTCCACGGTGGCTCGCCGGACGCGGACGCACCGAGGAGGCGGCCGCAGTGGTGAGCAGCATGGAGCATCTCGCGACCCGTCAGCTGCCGTTGCTGCCGGAAGAGCCACAGGACAACGGGACGGCCGCCTCGTCGACGGTGAACGCGGGCGGATTCTCGGAGCTCCTGCGCTCACCCCTCTACCTGAGGCGCCTGCTCGTGCTGGGCACGGCGTGGATGCTGGGCTACCTGACCATCTACAGCTTCTCCGGCGCGTTCACCTCGGTCCTGGTGCGCCAGGGCTACTCGGTCTCGGCGGCCGGTATGGTCTCGGCCGTCGGACTCATCGGCTTCATCGCTGCCGCCTTCGTCGCCCGGGCCGTCGTGGACCGGCTCGAACGCAAGGTCTGGATGGCGGTGGGCGCCGCCATTACCGTGGCGGGAGCCGTCGTCGTCGCCCTCAGCGGTGAGCCGCTCGTCGTCTTTGCCGGCGCGATCATCCTCTTCTTTGGGCAAAACATTTGGGTTCCGGCCCAGTACGCACTGACCGCTGAGAGCTTTCCCACCCGGATGCGCACCACGGCGTACGCGGTGGCCGATAGCATCGGCCACGTGGGCGGAGGGCTCGGCGTGTTCCTGCTCGTAGGGTTGCTGGGGAACCTCCCGCTCGAAGCCACCATGCTGGTGCTGGTGGCGTTCCTCGCCCTCGGCGCCGTCGTCAATGCGGCCGCCGTGTCCACGCGGGGCCGCAATCTTGAGGAGATTTCCCAATGA
- a CDS encoding NADH:flavin oxidoreductase/NADH oxidase, which translates to MTLPTANGGFTLRNRAVVAPMCQYSVDAEDGVPTDWHLSHLGALAAGGFGLVIAEATAVVPEGRISPRDTGLWNDEQRQAWSRIVDLVHANGSAAGLQLAHAGAKAATWPMLPGFEDGTVPAAEGGWPTVSSSPSDIFGYDAARELPREEIADLVTAWADAARRADEAGFDVIQIHAAHGYLLHQFLSPLVNQRTDEYGGSYENRTRLVKEIVAAVAEVWPEDKVLGIRFSGTDWADDGWTLRETVQLSQELRELGVTAFDLSSAGIGPYTGPRTGPGYQTPLAAAVKEGLQETDSFVTAVGGITTGTQAEHILATGQADGVAIARAALVNPHWAAVAASELGVPREENPRAKQLWRGRW; encoded by the coding sequence GTGACCCTGCCCACCGCGAACGGCGGATTCACGCTGCGCAACCGCGCCGTCGTCGCACCCATGTGCCAATACTCGGTCGATGCAGAAGACGGCGTCCCGACCGACTGGCACCTGTCCCACCTCGGCGCCCTGGCCGCCGGAGGATTCGGCTTGGTGATCGCCGAGGCGACCGCCGTGGTTCCGGAGGGCCGCATTTCCCCGCGGGATACGGGCCTCTGGAACGACGAGCAGCGTCAGGCGTGGTCCCGGATCGTAGACCTGGTGCACGCGAACGGCTCGGCCGCCGGCCTGCAGCTGGCGCACGCCGGCGCCAAGGCCGCGACGTGGCCGATGCTCCCGGGATTCGAGGACGGCACGGTGCCGGCCGCCGAGGGTGGTTGGCCGACCGTCTCCTCGTCGCCGTCGGACATCTTCGGGTATGACGCGGCCCGCGAGCTGCCGCGCGAGGAAATCGCGGATTTGGTGACCGCGTGGGCGGACGCCGCGCGCCGCGCGGATGAGGCCGGCTTTGACGTCATCCAGATCCACGCCGCGCACGGCTACCTGCTGCACCAGTTCCTCTCCCCGCTGGTCAACCAGCGCACGGACGAGTACGGCGGCTCCTACGAGAACCGCACGCGCCTGGTGAAGGAGATCGTCGCCGCGGTGGCAGAGGTGTGGCCGGAGGACAAGGTCCTCGGCATCCGCTTCTCCGGCACGGATTGGGCGGACGACGGCTGGACGCTGCGCGAGACCGTCCAGCTCTCCCAAGAGCTACGCGAGCTCGGCGTGACGGCCTTCGACCTCTCCTCGGCCGGAATCGGCCCGTATACCGGCCCGCGCACGGGCCCCGGCTACCAGACGCCGCTCGCCGCGGCCGTCAAGGAGGGCCTGCAGGAGACGGACTCGTTCGTGACGGCGGTCGGCGGCATCACCACCGGCACGCAGGCCGAGCACATCCTCGCCACGGGCCAGGCCGACGGCGTCGCGATCGCCCGCGCCGCCCTAGTCAACCCGCACTGGGCCGCCGTCGCCGCCAGCGAGCTCGGCGTCCCGCGGGAGGAGAACCCGCGCGCCAAGCAGCTCTGGCGCGGACGCTGGTAA
- a CDS encoding pseudouridine synthase, which yields MKSPLPVRHGVGATRLRLPEGGFDTILDYVMHRFGHVDADGLLRRFDDGEVVGIDGTPIRRDTPLSEHEFLWYYREVAHEDPIPFTETVLYQDEHVVAVDKPHFLPTTPGGKFVQESALVRLRNRLDLPDLIPMHRLDRATAGVVLFAANPATRGKYQTMFQRRSIRKRYECVSALPAHLTHDDGTAPTTDALRERLGLPLTYRNRMTKVKGQLRAIVEAGEPNAETAIDLIAAGTASAPAAETGPGAAVGHFALAPHTGKTHQLRVHMAALGLGILNDAFYPDLWDLAPDDYSRPLQLLARSIEFTDPLTRREVRFDSQLTLASAPAGGSA from the coding sequence ATGAAGTCCCCCCTCCCCGTCCGTCACGGGGTCGGCGCTACCCGATTACGGTTGCCGGAGGGCGGTTTTGACACCATTCTGGACTACGTCATGCACCGGTTCGGGCACGTGGACGCGGACGGCCTGCTGCGCCGGTTCGACGACGGCGAAGTCGTGGGCATCGACGGCACCCCGATCCGTCGGGACACCCCGCTGAGCGAGCACGAGTTCCTCTGGTATTACCGGGAGGTGGCCCACGAGGACCCGATCCCATTCACTGAGACGGTGCTCTACCAAGACGAGCACGTCGTCGCCGTGGACAAACCCCACTTCCTGCCGACGACGCCGGGCGGCAAGTTCGTGCAGGAATCCGCGCTGGTGCGCCTACGCAACCGGCTGGACCTACCGGACCTGATCCCCATGCACCGGCTGGACCGGGCGACGGCCGGCGTTGTGCTCTTCGCGGCCAACCCGGCAACCCGCGGCAAGTACCAGACCATGTTCCAGCGGCGCAGCATTCGCAAACGGTACGAGTGCGTCTCCGCCCTGCCCGCCCACCTCACCCACGACGACGGCACCGCCCCCACCACGGACGCACTGCGCGAGCGGCTGGGGCTACCGCTGACCTACCGGAACCGGATGACCAAGGTGAAGGGACAGCTCCGCGCGATCGTGGAAGCTGGGGAACCTAACGCGGAGACCGCGATCGACCTGATCGCCGCGGGCACCGCCAGCGCACCCGCGGCGGAAACCGGGCCGGGCGCCGCCGTCGGACACTTTGCCCTGGCCCCGCACACCGGCAAGACCCACCAGCTGCGCGTGCACATGGCCGCGCTAGGCCTCGGCATCCTAAACGACGCGTTCTACCCGGACCTCTGGGACCTGGCACCGGACGACTACTCGCGGCCCCTGCAGCTCTTGGCCCGGAGCATCGAGTTCACGGATCCGCTCACTCGCCGCGAGGTGCGCTTCGACTCCCAGCTCACGCTGGCCTCGGCTCCGGCGGGTGGGTCCGCATGA
- a CDS encoding amidase family protein, which translates to MTSVETLSTVEPGVWTEVADAAQIAAQRPDAGSFPLAVKANIAVAGFHHSAGCRALETAPATADADVVALLRPAGAVVVGTTNMHELAFGITSDNATYGPVRNPSDPTRSAGGSSGGSAAAVARGDVDVALGTDTGGSMTIPASLCGVVGFRPSTGRWPSGGLVGLSWTRDTPGVFARNVARVEAIDQRVAPAPPQQVDRLPAGSETTVAVPQEFLRQLDPHTERAFAAALERWRPAVNLVELELGEILDLTRAAEGPLVMWESRQLLADAAARALGMSPEAALARLSEQVQSPDVRELLRNQRDAPVSAEQYAAAQRSTARARQLYAERLADAGIDALVFPTTPAPAPRWSESLTISDGTGAVDTFGRFTRHTGLGTVLGAPVVSVPAPVEAGQLPVGIAVQGARFDDARLLAVAAHLEARLRRPA; encoded by the coding sequence ATGACCAGTGTTGAAACCCTCAGCACAGTAGAACCAGGAGTCTGGACGGAAGTCGCTGACGCGGCCCAGATCGCCGCTCAAAGGCCCGACGCCGGTTCCTTTCCCTTGGCCGTCAAGGCGAACATCGCTGTCGCCGGCTTCCACCACAGCGCCGGCTGCCGGGCACTGGAGACGGCTCCCGCTACGGCCGATGCCGACGTCGTCGCGCTCCTCCGGCCGGCGGGCGCCGTCGTGGTTGGCACTACCAACATGCACGAGCTCGCCTTCGGCATTACGTCGGACAATGCGACGTACGGCCCGGTGCGGAACCCGTCCGATCCCACGCGGTCGGCTGGCGGTTCCTCGGGTGGGAGCGCGGCCGCCGTGGCCCGCGGGGACGTGGACGTGGCCCTCGGGACGGACACGGGAGGCTCGATGACCATCCCGGCCAGCCTGTGCGGTGTGGTGGGCTTCCGGCCGAGCACGGGCCGGTGGCCCTCCGGCGGACTCGTGGGCCTGTCCTGGACGCGTGACACCCCGGGCGTCTTTGCCCGCAACGTGGCCCGCGTTGAGGCGATTGACCAGCGTGTGGCTCCGGCCCCGCCTCAGCAGGTTGATCGGCTACCTGCTGGATCGGAGACGACGGTGGCCGTCCCGCAAGAGTTCCTCCGGCAACTCGATCCCCACACGGAACGAGCCTTTGCCGCGGCGCTGGAGCGGTGGCGCCCGGCGGTGAATCTGGTGGAGCTGGAGCTCGGCGAGATTCTGGACCTCACGCGGGCCGCCGAGGGGCCATTGGTCATGTGGGAATCGCGCCAGCTCCTCGCTGATGCGGCCGCGCGGGCGCTGGGGATGTCCCCGGAGGCCGCCCTCGCACGGCTGAGCGAGCAGGTGCAGAGCCCGGATGTGCGGGAGTTGCTGCGCAACCAGCGGGATGCACCCGTGAGCGCGGAGCAGTATGCAGCCGCGCAGCGAAGCACGGCGCGTGCCCGGCAGTTGTACGCGGAGCGGCTAGCGGACGCGGGGATCGACGCGCTGGTCTTCCCCACCACGCCCGCGCCTGCGCCCCGCTGGTCCGAGTCACTGACGATCAGCGATGGCACCGGCGCGGTGGATACCTTTGGCCGTTTTACCCGTCACACCGGCTTGGGCACCGTGCTCGGCGCACCCGTGGTGAGCGTGCCAGCCCCCGTGGAGGCGGGTCAGCTGCCCGTGGGGATTGCCGTGCAGGGCGCCCGATTCGACGACGCGCGGTTGCTGGCCGTGGCGGCCCACTTAGAAGCGCGTCTGCGCCGGCCCGCCTGA
- a CDS encoding DUF1684 domain-containing protein has product MNAHDLEAWKHWHRLREEGLAAPFGWLTLTSYQWLPATPGPLEQVPGTFAAASGTATYAPDPAAPVLGYDDGAPVTEPVTLTLGEDESRYLLRVPAAAEAPELVVELGVRGGRYMIRTRAERTELQASFRGVPTFAFDPAWVLPARFEPYAVPRTVTIDSFRPDTQLSAELAGDVVFGDGPLAGTRLAAEQGPDGKLTVLFRDATNGDTTPAWRFVNAPAPAEDGSLLVDFNRTLVFPFAFSAFAVCPAPPAGNEVTAAVTAGERAPRS; this is encoded by the coding sequence ATGAATGCTCACGATCTTGAGGCTTGGAAGCACTGGCACCGCCTGCGCGAGGAGGGGCTCGCCGCCCCGTTCGGCTGGCTCACCCTGACGTCCTACCAGTGGCTCCCGGCCACCCCGGGCCCGCTCGAGCAGGTTCCGGGTACGTTCGCCGCCGCATCCGGCACCGCCACGTACGCCCCGGACCCGGCCGCGCCGGTGTTGGGGTACGACGACGGCGCGCCCGTCACCGAGCCGGTGACGCTCACGCTGGGCGAGGACGAGTCGCGCTATCTGCTGCGGGTACCGGCGGCGGCCGAGGCCCCGGAACTGGTGGTGGAACTCGGGGTGCGCGGTGGCCGCTACATGATCCGCACCCGCGCGGAGCGGACCGAGCTGCAGGCGTCTTTCCGCGGGGTCCCCACCTTTGCGTTTGACCCGGCGTGGGTGCTGCCGGCCCGGTTCGAGCCGTATGCGGTGCCGCGGACCGTGACGATTGACAGCTTCCGCCCGGACACCCAGCTGAGCGCGGAGCTGGCCGGGGACGTGGTGTTCGGCGACGGCCCGCTGGCCGGCACGCGTCTGGCCGCCGAGCAGGGGCCGGACGGAAAGCTGACGGTGCTGTTCCGGGATGCGACTAACGGGGACACGACGCCGGCGTGGCGGTTCGTGAACGCCCCGGCTCCGGCCGAGGACGGCAGCCTGCTGGTGGACTTCAACCGGACGCTGGTGTTCCCGTTCGCGTTCTCCGCGTTCGCCGTGTGCCCGGCCCCGCCGGCCGGCAACGAGGTTACCGCCGCGGTCACCGCCGGCGAGCGGGCGCCCCGGTCCTAG